In Silene latifolia isolate original U9 population chromosome X, ASM4854445v1, whole genome shotgun sequence, the following proteins share a genomic window:
- the LOC141617705 gene encoding uncharacterized protein LOC141617705 — MSDIVGIPILDLDAIVEELEKENIEPTTVVDTGVNFEDNEGWTRVSGKKHSKFAAKSPSPPSTVKITMEDVKPELDYWSTTVICYVLGGSPPWEVLNRFINRILGVYRFDKISFLLNGLFLVHFPTLECKNLVLQEGFPLFYSKPIIVKPWTKQSSLTKEIVPPVPLWKSKLGYAHLMIEVKVNQHFPDKICFKDEKGEDVWILVKYEWKPEICANCRGIGHSKEVCRKKIVATQQKMVWRPKPAVVPSNQPVIASPAITPVQQIDKPFGGPTIHNYNWITPSPVIMRVRQEHQTDMSMTEGSSEGQLELQPPDEGGPPKLYVTWNEIRDFRQCVDYCEVQDISAHGAFFTWTNKQDPSSRVFSRIDRMPVNRDWYSLYPDCNAYSMSEGLYDHNPCVCYRRMTDAKKKTQFKYFNMWSNAPEFKDIIKKEWNIQVRSTKMYRVVTKLKHLKQPLKALNRQRFSDVQKAAGVAKQLLTEIRETMHSDPLDHNILQAEQVAASNYKMPAEAQFSYLKQKAKIEWLREGDENSAFFHCQIKARQMTNKIFRIVDRHGVTHTDNTGIESAFLDYYQDPLGTHTNNSIVHGPTVREGNEVSEAVLDFFQTGKLLKQLNCTTITLIPKVNRPVSVHEFKPIACCNIVYKCIAKLLCNSLGQVLPDIVSCNQGAFIKGRTILENVLICQDLVRLYKRRSASPRCLLKIDLRKAYDTVEWGFVQAMLQKLNFPTGFIVMLMTYISSPSYSLALNVNNFGFFKGQRGLRQGDPLSPPIFTLCMEYLSRILAMVSHQDSFKYHPLCNSTRINNLIFADDLLLFCKGTELSIMWLLRAFPTFSVASGLKLNKD; from the exons ATGAGTGATATTGTGGGTATACCGATACTGGATTTAGATGCGATTGTTGAAGAATTGGAGAAGGAGAATATTGAACCAACAACGGTGGTGGATACTGGAGTCAATTTTGAGGATAATGAGGGATGGACAAGGGTCTCTGGTAAGAAACATTCTAAATTTGCTGCTAAGTCTCCTTCACCCCCTAGTACTGTAAAAATTACTATGGAAGATGTTAAACCAGAACTGGATTATTGGTCAACTACTGTGATTTGTTATGTATTAGGTGGTAGTCCTCCGTGGGAAGTTTTGAATAGGTTTATTAATAGGATCTTGGGTGTCTATAGGTTTGATAAAATCTCTTTCCTTCTCAATGGATTGTTTTTGGTTCATTTCCCCACGCTTGAATGTAAGAATTTGGTGCTACAAGAAGGATTCCCCTTATTTTACAGCAAACCAATAATTGTAAAACCATGGACAAAGCAGAGTTCGTTAACTAAGGAAATTGTGCCACCAGTCCCACTATGG AAATCCAAACTTGGATATGCACATTTGATGATAGAGGTTAAGGTTAATCAACATTTTCCAGATAAAATTTGTTTCAAAGATGAAAAGGGAGAGGATGTCTGGATACTGGTTAAGTATGAGTGGAAACCCGAGATATGTGCTAATTGCAGAGGAATTGGACATAGCAAGGAGGTATGCAGGAAGAAGATAGTTGCTACTCAACAGAAGATGGTATGGAGACCAAAACCTGCTGTGGTTCCTTCCAACCAGCCTGTTATTGCATCTCCTGCTATAACTCCAGTGCAACAGATAGATAAGCCATTTGGAGGTCCTACTATTCATAACTATAACTGGATTACACCATCTCCAGTTATTATGAGAGTCAGGCAAGAACACCAAACGGATATGAGTATGACTGAAGGAAGTTCTGAGGGGCAGCTAGAACTGCAACCTCCTGATGAGGGTGGGCCCCCCAAGCT ATATGTAACTTGGAATGAGATAAGGGATTTCAGGCAGTGTGTTGACTATTGTGAAGTGCAAGATATAAGTGCTCATGGGGCTTTCTTCACATGGACCAATAAGCAAGATCCTAGCTCAAGGGTCTTTTCTCGAATTGATAGGATGCCGGTGAATAGGGATTGGTATAGTTTGTACCCTGACTGCAATGCTTATTCTATGTCTGAAGGACTTTATGACCACAACCCGTGCGTATGCTACAGAAGAATGACTGATGCCAAGAAGAAAACTCAATTTaagtacttcaatatgtggaGCAACGCACCTGAATTCAAAGACATCATTAAAAAAGAGTGGAATATACAGGTCAGAAGTACTAAAATGTACAGAGTGGTAACAAAACTCAAGCACCTTAAACAACCTCTCAAGGCTTTGAATAGACAGAGGTTCTCTGATGTGCAGAAAGCTGCTGGAGTTGCTAAACAATTACTGACTGAAATCCGGGAGACAATGCATTCAGATCCTCTTGACCATAATATTTTGCAAGCTGAACAAGTAGCCGCATCCAATTATAAAATGCCAGCTGAAGCTCAATTTAGTTATCTTAAACAGAAAGCTAAAATTGAGTGGCTCAGAGAAGGGGATGAAAATTCAGCTTTCTTTCATTGTCAGATAAAGGCAAGACAAATGACTAATAAGATCTTCCGAATTGTTGATAGGCATGGGGTCACCCATACAGATAATACTGGTATTGAGAGTGCTTTTCTTGATTACTACCAGGACCCATTGGGAACTCACACTAATAATAGCATAGTACATGGCCCTACAGTTAGAGAAG GAAATGAGGTGAGTGAGGCTGTCTTGGACTTCTTTCAAACTGGAAAGCTACTTAAGCAGCTTAACTGTACTACTATAACACTTATACCAAAAGTTAACAGACCAGTAAGTGTGCATGAGTTCAAACCTATAGCATGCTGTAACATAGTCTACAAATGCATTGCCAAACTCTTGTGTAATAGTCTTGGTCAGGTACTGCCTGATATTGTTAGTTGCAACCAAGGAGCATTCATTAAAGGCAGGACCATTTTGGAAAATGTACTCATTTGTCAAGACTTGGTCAGGCTGTACAAGAGGAGGTCTGCATCACCCAGATGTTTGCTCAAAATTGATTTGAGGAAGGCATATGACACAGTTGAGTGGGGATTTGTTCAAGCTATGCTTCAGAAGTTGAATTTTCCTACTGGATTCATTGTTATGCTCATGACATACATTTCTTCCCCCTCATATTCCCTGGCTCTTAATGTTAATAATTTTGGGTTCTTTAAAGGTCAGAGGGGACTCAGGCAAGGTGACCCTCTATCCCCACCAATATTTACTCTCTGTATGGAATACCTATCAAGAATACTAGCTATGGTATCTCACCAAGACAGTTTTAAATATCATCCTCTGTGCAATTCCACTAGAATAAACAATTTAATCTTTGCAGATGACCTTCTCCTTTTCTGTAAAGGTACTGAACTATCTATCATGTGGCTTTTAAGGGCATTCCCTACCTTCTCAGTAGCTTCTGGGCTTAAACTGAACAAAGACTAG